A region of Sneathiella limimaris DNA encodes the following proteins:
- a CDS encoding ABC transporter ATP-binding protein, translating to MLKVTDLHAYYGKSHILQGVDFHVEEGEIVSLLGRNGVGRSTTIKSIMGEVPPVGSVQFRGEEIAGKREHEIANRGLGYVPENRDVFSGLTVRQNLILGIKDMKKQGRWKMDDMFDMFPNLKRRADVDAGVLSGGEQQMLTMCRTLMGDPDLIMIDEPTEGLAPKIVEQVGELLSEIARRGVSILLVEQKLAIALKISHRLYVMGHGHMVYEGTPEELRNNEQVRKEWLEV from the coding sequence ATGCTTAAAGTAACTGATTTGCATGCCTATTACGGTAAGAGCCATATTCTTCAGGGCGTGGATTTCCATGTTGAAGAAGGCGAAATTGTCTCCCTACTGGGACGGAATGGTGTCGGCCGGTCGACCACAATTAAGTCGATTATGGGTGAAGTTCCGCCTGTTGGGTCCGTTCAATTCCGTGGTGAGGAAATCGCCGGAAAGCGAGAGCACGAAATTGCGAACCGCGGATTGGGGTATGTCCCTGAAAACCGTGACGTCTTTTCAGGGCTAACCGTTCGTCAGAACCTGATCCTTGGGATCAAGGATATGAAAAAGCAGGGCCGTTGGAAAATGGATGACATGTTTGACATGTTTCCAAACCTGAAACGGCGGGCAGATGTTGATGCTGGTGTGCTCTCTGGTGGCGAGCAGCAGATGCTGACCATGTGTCGGACCCTAATGGGGGATCCTGACTTGATCATGATTGACGAGCCGACAGAAGGGCTAGCACCGAAGATTGTGGAGCAGGTTGGTGAGCTACTCTCCGAGATTGCAAGACGCGGTGTATCCATTCTGTTGGTGGAGCAAAAGCTGGCGATCGCCTTGAAGATTTCCCATCGTCTCTATGTGATGGGGCATGGGCATATGGTCTATGAAGGAACACCTGAAGAGCTGCGAAACAATGAGCAGGTCCGGAAGGAATGGCTTGAAGTCTGA
- a CDS encoding ABC transporter ATP-binding protein, whose translation MSSAIKLTDVRKSFGPTEIIRGVDLDIQKGERHAIIGPNGAGKSTLFHLVSGRYNLSGGKVELNGEDISNLPPYEIYRKGLSRSFQVTNIFPRMSVFENVRCGLMWSQDYKYSFWHLVDREKRLNNRTAEVLEEIGLTSRQHVPAGVLTYAEQRALEIGIASAGGADVIMLDEPTAGMSHSETDQAIELIRKITEGKTLVMVEHDMGVVFDVADRISVLVYGEIIATDTPENIRNNKAVQEAYLGAETEDA comes from the coding sequence ATGAGTTCAGCCATAAAACTGACAGATGTGCGCAAGAGCTTTGGTCCGACTGAGATTATTCGGGGAGTTGATCTGGATATTCAAAAAGGGGAACGCCATGCGATTATTGGACCCAATGGAGCCGGGAAGTCTACTCTGTTCCACTTGGTAAGTGGTCGCTATAACCTCTCTGGAGGTAAAGTTGAATTGAATGGGGAGGACATTAGTAACTTGCCTCCCTATGAAATCTACCGAAAAGGCCTCTCTAGAAGCTTCCAGGTCACTAACATTTTTCCTCGCATGAGTGTGTTTGAGAATGTTCGTTGTGGTCTGATGTGGTCACAGGATTACAAATACTCCTTCTGGCATTTAGTCGATCGAGAGAAACGGTTAAACAATCGGACAGCAGAAGTTCTGGAAGAGATTGGTTTGACTTCTCGTCAGCATGTGCCGGCTGGTGTTCTCACATACGCTGAACAAAGGGCTTTGGAAATCGGGATCGCATCAGCGGGTGGCGCAGACGTGATTATGCTTGACGAACCAACAGCAGGGATGAGCCATTCAGAAACGGATCAGGCGATAGAATTGATCCGCAAAATCACAGAAGGCAAGACCCTTGTCATGGTTGAGCATGATATGGGCGTTGTTTTTGATGTGGCTGACCGGATCTCCGTGCTGGTTTATGGTGAGATAATCGCCACAGATACTCCAGAAAACATCAGAAATAATAAAGCCGTTCAAGAGGCCTATCTGGGAGCGGAGACTGAGGATGCTTAA
- a CDS encoding branched-chain amino acid ABC transporter permease — MSEVVNSQNSSSSSAILRRVMPWVAVLVGLAVLPQIFSSNLSVYTMNLMGIFIIFALSYNMLLGQGGMLSFGHAVYFGLGGFMSVHFMNYIEDEVFVLPMILVPVFGGLIGLIFAIIIGSFSTRRAGTVFAMISLGIGELVAASSLIFVAFFGGEEGVSGDRTMGPEVLGMDFAQDIEVYVLIAFWVFITTLLMYLFSRTPMGRMANAVRDNDERAEFVGYSQRKVRFISFVASGFFAGVAGGLFAINFEIVTEENLNALTSGVVVLMAYIGGVGFFIGPIVGAIVFTLLQTLVSNYTEIWQLYVGIIFVLTVMYVPQGLTGILAMHVPIYRMKRMGLLIVPYIRMGVPVIVGLFGIIGFLEIVHHVRASSPDDTEMTLIGMTFDTHSVMPWVVVAVLIVVGGFLSKTQLPQLREAWDQAHAPMSGDKGGAS; from the coding sequence ATGAGTGAAGTTGTTAATTCCCAAAATTCCAGTTCTTCATCAGCCATCTTGCGGAGAGTTATGCCGTGGGTAGCTGTGCTGGTCGGACTTGCGGTGCTGCCACAGATTTTCAGCAGCAACTTGTCTGTTTACACCATGAACCTCATGGGCATCTTCATTATCTTTGCGCTGAGCTACAACATGTTGTTGGGGCAAGGAGGGATGCTGTCCTTTGGTCATGCCGTTTACTTTGGCCTGGGCGGCTTCATGTCAGTTCATTTTATGAATTACATTGAGGACGAAGTCTTTGTTTTGCCCATGATCCTTGTGCCAGTTTTTGGCGGTCTTATTGGACTGATCTTCGCGATCATTATCGGTAGCTTCTCGACCCGGCGGGCTGGAACTGTCTTTGCCATGATCTCCCTAGGAATTGGCGAGTTGGTTGCCGCCAGTTCATTGATCTTTGTCGCATTCTTTGGCGGTGAAGAAGGGGTGAGCGGTGACCGGACAATGGGTCCAGAAGTCCTTGGAATGGATTTCGCCCAGGATATCGAAGTCTATGTTCTGATTGCTTTCTGGGTCTTTATCACAACCCTGTTAATGTATTTGTTCTCCAGAACACCAATGGGACGGATGGCAAATGCGGTTCGGGATAATGATGAGCGAGCTGAGTTTGTTGGATATAGTCAACGAAAAGTTCGGTTTATTTCCTTTGTCGCGTCTGGTTTTTTTGCTGGTGTGGCTGGCGGCCTTTTTGCCATCAACTTTGAAATTGTGACGGAAGAAAACCTCAATGCCTTAACTTCGGGTGTTGTTGTGCTGATGGCTTACATTGGTGGTGTGGGCTTCTTCATCGGTCCAATCGTTGGTGCAATTGTCTTTACGCTGCTGCAAACACTCGTCAGTAACTACACGGAAATCTGGCAGCTATATGTTGGAATTATCTTTGTTTTGACAGTGATGTACGTTCCTCAGGGATTGACGGGCATTCTGGCAATGCATGTTCCGATTTACCGGATGAAGAGGATGGGATTACTTATCGTTCCCTATATCCGGATGGGTGTTCCTGTAATTGTTGGTCTTTTTGGCATTATCGGGTTCTTAGAGATAGTCCATCATGTTAGGGCTTCATCACCTGATGATACTGAAATGACACTGATTGGAATGACCTTTGATACACACTCAGTCATGCCATGGGTTGTTGTTGCAGTCCTTATTGTGGTCGGTGGTTTTCTCTCAAAAACACAACTCCCTCAGTTGCGCGAAGCTTGGGATCAAGCTCACGCACCCATGTCGGGTGATAAAGGAGGTGCATCATGA
- a CDS encoding branched-chain amino acid ABC transporter permease: MFELVFFSLLNGIVTGLLLFMLASGLTLIFSMMGVLNFAHASFYMLGAYFAYTVSLYLGFWVGLFVAPILVGILGALVERYGLRYVHRWGHVAELIFTFGLAFLIEEIVQFIWGKDTKAYHEPEILQFPLFTFFGQDFPAYKAFMLVVSIGIFVALLLVLTKSRVGLIIQAAITKPNMTAMLGHNVPLVFMGVFGAGCALAGLAGVIAGPALGTFPGMAVVLGSIVFVIVVVGGLGSLGGAFIASLLIGLLQTFAIALDYSVNDLLMVFNIETDVDSALRDLWTLSLPQVAPILPYLLLVLILIFRPTGLLGKRET, translated from the coding sequence ATGTTTGAATTGGTATTCTTTTCCCTTCTGAATGGGATTGTCACGGGACTCTTGCTGTTTATGCTTGCAAGTGGTTTGACGCTGATTTTCTCGATGATGGGAGTACTCAATTTCGCGCATGCCAGCTTTTATATGCTGGGTGCTTATTTTGCCTATACGGTTAGTCTATATTTAGGATTTTGGGTTGGCTTGTTCGTTGCCCCGATCCTTGTCGGTATCCTGGGAGCTCTCGTTGAGAGATACGGACTTCGTTATGTCCATAGATGGGGACATGTCGCCGAGCTTATCTTCACCTTTGGTCTGGCTTTTCTTATTGAAGAAATTGTGCAGTTCATCTGGGGTAAAGACACAAAAGCTTACCATGAACCAGAAATTCTACAGTTTCCACTCTTCACCTTCTTTGGTCAGGATTTCCCAGCTTACAAAGCCTTCATGCTGGTAGTCTCCATCGGAATTTTTGTTGCTCTGCTGCTGGTTCTGACCAAATCAAGAGTCGGCCTGATCATTCAAGCTGCTATTACAAAACCCAATATGACAGCTATGCTGGGTCATAACGTGCCGCTGGTTTTCATGGGCGTGTTTGGTGCAGGTTGTGCGCTGGCAGGCCTTGCGGGTGTTATTGCGGGACCAGCACTCGGAACATTTCCGGGGATGGCAGTTGTCCTCGGCAGTATTGTCTTTGTGATTGTGGTTGTTGGTGGCCTTGGTTCGCTTGGCGGTGCGTTTATCGCTTCGCTGCTGATCGGGCTGTTACAGACCTTTGCGATTGCGCTTGATTACTCGGTGAATGATCTGCTGATGGTCTTCAATATTGAAACCGATGTTGATAGTGCTTTGAGGGATCTTTGGACATTGTCGTTGCCGCAGGTGGCGCCAATTCTGCCCTATCTGCTATTGGTCCTGATCCTCATCTTCCGTCCAACCGGTTTACTTGGGAAGCGTGAAACATGA
- a CDS encoding branched-chain amino acid ABC transporter substrate-binding protein translates to MKIKSAIIAGAALAVVSAFSANAADAIKIGFIDPLSGPFAATGTNGFSQYQYAADTLVNEKGGVLGGRKFEIIGYDNKISPKESLVQLKRAIGEGVHYIVQGNSSGVANALTDAINKHNRRNPDNRVLFLNYSAVDPALTNEKCNFWHFRFDANADIKMNALTDAIKAESGIKKVYIIGQDYSFGKAVAAAAVKFLGEKRPDIEIVGNELHPIGKVKDFTPYATKIRASGADAVITGNWGADMVGLAKAIGDAGIDVPVYTYYAANDGITKTIGAAGKNKIRLVHEGPANPPSTEEYAAYHRGFKAKFPEKDISQFRIANVIQMLAAAMEKAGSDKPIDVARVLEGMEFTSLHGEKLVMRAEDHQLIQPVHISVHTDENITFDNDNSGFGLVTESTVSGPDTALPSTCKMKRPE, encoded by the coding sequence TTGAAAATCAAATCCGCAATTATTGCAGGTGCAGCGCTTGCTGTCGTTTCCGCATTTTCTGCAAATGCAGCTGATGCTATTAAGATCGGTTTTATTGATCCGCTCTCAGGTCCATTTGCTGCTACCGGAACAAACGGTTTTTCCCAGTATCAATATGCTGCGGATACACTCGTGAATGAAAAAGGTGGCGTTCTTGGTGGCCGGAAGTTTGAAATTATTGGATACGACAATAAAATCAGTCCAAAAGAAAGCCTGGTGCAGTTGAAGCGCGCTATCGGTGAGGGTGTTCATTACATTGTTCAGGGGAACAGCTCTGGTGTTGCTAATGCCCTGACAGATGCGATTAACAAGCATAATCGCAGGAACCCTGACAACCGTGTTCTATTCCTGAACTACTCCGCTGTCGATCCTGCTCTGACAAACGAGAAGTGTAACTTCTGGCATTTCCGCTTTGATGCGAACGCAGACATCAAAATGAACGCTCTGACGGACGCGATTAAAGCAGAATCCGGTATCAAGAAAGTTTACATTATCGGTCAGGACTACTCCTTCGGTAAAGCCGTTGCTGCTGCAGCTGTGAAATTCCTGGGTGAGAAACGTCCAGATATCGAAATTGTGGGCAATGAACTTCACCCAATTGGAAAAGTGAAAGACTTCACACCATATGCAACAAAGATTCGGGCATCTGGTGCAGACGCAGTTATTACCGGTAACTGGGGCGCAGACATGGTTGGTCTTGCAAAAGCGATTGGTGATGCGGGTATCGATGTACCAGTTTACACTTACTATGCTGCAAACGATGGTATTACCAAAACAATCGGTGCCGCTGGTAAAAACAAAATTCGCCTGGTTCACGAAGGACCTGCGAACCCACCAAGCACTGAAGAATATGCTGCGTATCACCGTGGATTTAAGGCGAAATTCCCTGAAAAAGATATTTCACAGTTCCGGATTGCTAACGTAATTCAGATGCTGGCCGCTGCCATGGAAAAAGCAGGTTCTGATAAGCCGATCGATGTTGCAAGAGTTCTTGAAGGTATGGAATTCACTTCATTGCACGGTGAGAAGCTGGTCATGCGCGCTGAAGATCACCAGTTGATCCAGCCGGTACATATCTCTGTTCACACAGATGAAAACATTACTTTCGACAACGATAACTCTGGCTTCGGTCTGGTTACCGAAAGTACAGTTTCTGGTCCAGATACAGCACTTCCATCTACATGTAAGATGAAGCGCCCAGAATAA
- a CDS encoding YbaN family protein: MRKHSRKILLLTIGWLFVAIGAVGVVLPVLPTTPFLLISLWAFSQSSDRFHSWLFHHKIFGPPLQEWENYGVIPMRAKIVALITMAASASLVITLTETPWYGLTGMLALMAIGAGFIISRPSQRPIQKLQPAKTSE; this comes from the coding sequence ATGCGTAAACACAGCCGTAAAATACTTCTGCTTACTATTGGGTGGCTTTTTGTCGCCATTGGCGCGGTTGGAGTTGTGCTTCCCGTTTTACCGACAACACCATTTCTACTAATTTCCCTGTGGGCTTTCTCTCAGTCTTCCGACAGGTTCCATAGCTGGCTATTTCACCATAAGATTTTTGGCCCGCCCTTGCAGGAATGGGAAAACTATGGGGTCATTCCCATGCGAGCGAAAATTGTTGCTTTGATCACCATGGCTGCAAGCGCGTCTCTAGTCATTACCCTGACAGAAACCCCTTGGTATGGCTTAACTGGCATGTTGGCACTCATGGCCATAGGAGCCGGTTTTATCATAAGCCGTCCAAGCCAACGCCCTATTCAAAAATTACAACCGGCCAAGACGAGTGAATAA
- a CDS encoding nucleoside hydrolase, giving the protein MGRFSDPMKKRKIIIDCDPGQDDAVAILLALAATEDIDLLGITTVAGNVPLALTESNARRICELAGRADIPVFAGASQPLFRKLVTAEWIHGKTGLDGANLPDPQMPLQEKHAVSFLVDTCLAAEDNSITLCPIGPMTNVALAIMQAPQIIPKIKEIVCMGGAVQEFGNTTPAAEFNIYVDPHAANVVVESGIPIVMMPLDVTHKALVTPERLQKFKDMQTPVGNVCGGMLDFFNRFDMSRYGFAGGPLHDPCVVAYLIDPHIFSGRSVNLAIEVSSELTIGQTVVDWWDIQEKPKNAFVCDSLDDDRFFDLLFTRLGRL; this is encoded by the coding sequence ATGGGTAGATTTTCTGACCCCATGAAAAAGCGCAAAATTATTATTGATTGTGATCCAGGGCAGGATGATGCTGTTGCTATCCTACTGGCTTTAGCCGCTACAGAAGATATTGATCTTCTTGGTATTACGACAGTCGCCGGAAATGTGCCGTTAGCTCTTACTGAAAGTAATGCACGTCGCATATGCGAACTTGCAGGTCGTGCAGATATTCCTGTGTTCGCAGGTGCAAGTCAGCCTTTATTCCGCAAATTGGTCACTGCCGAGTGGATCCACGGTAAAACTGGTCTTGATGGCGCTAACCTGCCGGATCCCCAAATGCCTTTGCAGGAAAAGCACGCCGTTTCTTTTCTTGTTGATACGTGTCTTGCCGCGGAGGATAATTCTATTACCCTTTGCCCGATAGGGCCGATGACTAACGTCGCACTCGCGATTATGCAGGCGCCACAGATTATTCCAAAAATTAAAGAAATTGTCTGTATGGGTGGAGCTGTGCAGGAGTTTGGAAATACGACCCCTGCTGCTGAATTTAATATCTATGTTGATCCGCATGCTGCCAATGTGGTTGTTGAATCCGGTATCCCGATTGTCATGATGCCTTTGGATGTAACCCATAAAGCTCTGGTAACGCCGGAGCGTTTGCAAAAATTCAAAGACATGCAAACGCCTGTTGGAAACGTTTGTGGTGGTATGTTGGATTTCTTTAATCGGTTTGATATGAGCCGTTACGGATTTGCCGGTGGCCCACTACATGACCCTTGCGTTGTCGCCTACCTTATTGATCCACATATTTTCTCAGGGCGATCCGTAAATCTGGCCATTGAGGTGTCTTCGGAGCTCACAATTGGTCAGACTGTCGTCGATTGGTGGGATATTCAGGAAAAGCCAAAGAACGCATTTGTATGTGATAGTTTGGATGATGATCGGTTTTTCGATCTTTTATTCACTCGTCTTGGCCGGTTGTAA
- a CDS encoding PLP-dependent aminotransferase family protein, whose amino-acid sequence MKSDEVVSYVQKQIQAGQLKSGDRLPTHREMAWELNCSVGTVTRAYGELERRGLTFGQVGRGTFVAPTRNDDVYENALSSFDPNRFAAGAAADLSLNRFFHPETGSAFANAFASLSERKPPPSYSDYIETRGRDTDLQIAEDWVSQLIGTVDKSHIVVCQGTQSGLYLTMKSMTKPGDTIAVEAFGYPGIKAAAMENRLKTAPVDMDDGGIVPSSFAELVQRHKIRMLVTNPTNQNPTGTTLSLERRHEIVKIAKENNIPIVEDGVYAPFQHQSIPSFYELAPEISIFLTSFSKVFSPALRVGYIVSPHRFIPKLISASKAINWTTSTISLDVVAELVQSGVVEKHRQELIREGRKRFQAATSYLENWMSPSLTAHSGFLPQLWLRLPDTLTPSEFTERARQQGIIVIGGDRFAMSRLLDDHYVRVCLMATQSRNELERALVQLKSIFETADAQPLIP is encoded by the coding sequence ATGAAATCCGATGAAGTTGTGAGTTATGTTCAAAAGCAAATTCAAGCAGGTCAATTGAAGTCAGGTGATCGCTTGCCTACGCATCGGGAAATGGCTTGGGAGCTTAATTGCAGTGTTGGGACTGTAACTCGAGCTTATGGAGAGTTGGAACGTCGTGGTCTCACCTTTGGACAGGTTGGGCGTGGCACTTTCGTAGCCCCAACGAGAAACGATGATGTCTATGAGAATGCTCTCAGCTCTTTTGATCCGAACAGATTTGCCGCAGGAGCGGCCGCAGACTTATCGCTCAACCGGTTTTTCCATCCAGAGACGGGGTCCGCTTTTGCTAATGCTTTTGCGTCATTGTCAGAACGCAAGCCGCCCCCAAGCTACTCAGACTACATAGAGACGAGGGGTCGGGACACAGATTTGCAAATTGCTGAGGATTGGGTGTCGCAGTTAATAGGAACAGTGGACAAAAGTCATATTGTTGTTTGCCAAGGGACGCAGTCCGGCCTTTATCTCACAATGAAATCCATGACCAAGCCCGGCGATACAATTGCTGTAGAGGCTTTTGGGTATCCTGGCATTAAGGCAGCGGCCATGGAGAATAGACTGAAAACAGCACCTGTGGATATGGATGATGGGGGTATTGTGCCATCATCGTTCGCAGAACTAGTGCAGCGTCACAAAATCAGAATGTTGGTGACAAACCCAACGAACCAGAATCCAACGGGGACCACCTTATCTCTTGAAAGGCGACATGAAATTGTGAAGATCGCTAAAGAGAATAATATCCCTATTGTCGAAGATGGAGTCTATGCCCCTTTTCAACATCAATCTATTCCGAGTTTTTATGAGCTTGCGCCTGAGATTTCGATTTTCCTGACAAGTTTTTCTAAGGTGTTTAGTCCGGCGCTTCGAGTAGGTTATATCGTTTCACCACATCGATTTATTCCCAAGCTGATCTCGGCATCGAAGGCGATCAACTGGACAACATCTACTATCTCTCTCGATGTTGTTGCTGAATTGGTGCAGTCGGGTGTCGTGGAAAAACATCGACAGGAATTGATCCGGGAGGGGAGGAAACGGTTCCAGGCGGCAACCTCTTATCTGGAAAACTGGATGTCTCCATCGCTAACAGCGCATTCTGGTTTTCTCCCTCAACTTTGGCTCCGCCTTCCCGACACATTAACGCCAAGTGAATTTACGGAAAGAGCCCGGCAGCAGGGCATTATAGTAATTGGCGGTGACCGGTTTGCTATGAGTCGTCTTCTGGATGATCATTATGTTCGGGTTTGTCTGATGGCAACTCAATCCCGTAACGAACTAGAAAGGGCGCTTGTCCAATTGAAATCAATCTTCGAAACGGCGGATGCTCAACCTCTCATTCCTTGA
- a CDS encoding LysE family translocator: protein MTIDTIFLIVVFAISMIGSPGPANMALMAVGARYGYMKSIPFLLGTASGFLLVGMGVAAGIGALFEIFPALRITFLILSATYLIYLAYKIAFQSVKNGAREVRSGYLSGLFIHPLNPKAWAMMITAYSQFSPESLSPLMTFLIIQSIFQVTGLTLNSVWCAGGEMLARLVESPEKLKRINQSMAMAMLIIVGLSVWQSGMFWTNPHGEAARPYSWGKQLYK from the coding sequence ATGACAATCGACACAATTTTCCTAATTGTCGTATTTGCAATATCCATGATTGGATCACCCGGGCCAGCAAACATGGCGCTAATGGCTGTGGGCGCCCGCTATGGCTATATGAAATCCATCCCCTTTCTGTTAGGGACGGCTTCAGGATTTTTACTTGTCGGAATGGGGGTTGCAGCAGGTATAGGCGCTCTTTTTGAGATTTTCCCCGCCTTAAGGATAACCTTCCTGATCCTGTCTGCAACCTACCTTATCTATCTTGCCTACAAGATCGCTTTTCAATCAGTAAAAAATGGCGCAAGAGAAGTGCGCTCTGGATATTTGTCTGGTCTATTCATTCACCCGCTCAACCCTAAAGCCTGGGCGATGATGATCACAGCTTATTCTCAGTTTTCTCCGGAAAGCCTATCCCCTCTGATGACATTCCTGATAATTCAGTCGATCTTCCAAGTAACAGGGCTTACTTTGAACTCTGTGTGGTGCGCCGGGGGAGAGATGCTGGCACGACTTGTAGAATCACCAGAAAAATTAAAACGAATAAACCAGTCCATGGCTATGGCTATGTTGATAATAGTTGGGCTTTCAGTGTGGCAAAGCGGAATGTTTTGGACTAACCCGCATGGCGAAGCTGCACGACCCTATTCTTGGGGAAAACAACTGTACAAGTAG
- a CDS encoding ATP-binding protein: MRGWIKKIQEKDRWKLGFVAAVCLLVFISGWLSLQAQNILLHVEKSSPDLLVSQAGSVDGLIIKFGDEIVSLSNSSTSITVAKKKSVSELLNLTSNVIEGFLSQNEKSYVDLGISQLLFELNEKSKGLSQALLSDRAELPTQDLRGQILIYLYDLRGTLREIRDQYSSYNDSQILVQKSNLYTFRWLLIITSVTIVALVVALSVILYRNTQISHGKRISDIKLKRLFNNVSEGIYRIDFDGNLLECNPALASLLGYASVSDLKGNVVDVASEFYTSQSLSKEHLERLVSGNFILNEMCQWRHREGHLIWGSISAYPVFDDDGHPLYIEGILVDMNDRIEAELNLRKAKETAEIANRAKTEFLANMSHELRTPLNAIIGFSEILRTEAFGKLGHDNYRDYASDIHSAGAHLLQVINDILDVAKIEAGQIQLYEREFDLRNVIASSMRMLSVRAMSGEVKLKDVVEEGLPNLYGDETRVKQVLVNLVSNSVKFTSSGGVVTVKAFVNSNEELVLQVIDTGIGIAEKDLKHVLSRFGQAQASYARNNEGTGLGLTLVQLIVDIHGGTFDLQSVEGVGTTCTVVFPKNRVVQLRHAG, translated from the coding sequence GTGAGGGGCTGGATTAAGAAAATTCAGGAAAAAGATCGTTGGAAGTTGGGGTTCGTTGCGGCCGTATGCCTGCTTGTCTTCATATCCGGTTGGTTGTCACTACAAGCGCAGAACATCCTTCTGCACGTGGAAAAATCATCCCCAGATTTGCTTGTTTCTCAAGCCGGATCAGTAGATGGGCTTATTATAAAATTCGGGGATGAAATTGTATCACTTAGCAATTCATCTACATCAATTACGGTAGCAAAAAAGAAGTCGGTTTCTGAGCTTCTCAATTTGACTTCAAATGTCATTGAGGGGTTTTTGAGCCAAAATGAGAAGAGTTATGTGGACTTAGGAATAAGTCAGCTTCTTTTTGAGTTAAATGAAAAATCCAAGGGCTTGAGTCAAGCGTTGTTATCTGACCGTGCAGAGTTGCCAACTCAAGATCTACGGGGCCAGATACTGATCTATTTATATGATTTGAGAGGCACCTTGCGGGAAATTAGGGATCAATACAGTTCCTACAATGACTCACAGATCTTGGTGCAAAAGTCCAACCTCTATACCTTCAGATGGTTGCTAATTATCACTTCGGTTACAATTGTTGCTCTGGTTGTCGCTCTGTCCGTTATTTTGTATCGGAATACGCAGATCAGTCATGGCAAAAGGATCAGCGACATAAAATTGAAGCGTTTGTTCAATAATGTATCTGAGGGAATTTATCGAATTGATTTTGACGGTAATCTGCTGGAATGCAATCCAGCGTTGGCATCTCTACTGGGATACGCAAGCGTTAGCGACCTAAAAGGGAATGTTGTCGATGTTGCGAGTGAATTTTATACCAGTCAGTCTCTTTCTAAAGAACATCTTGAACGCTTGGTTAGCGGCAATTTCATTTTGAATGAAATGTGTCAATGGCGTCATAGGGAAGGTCATCTGATTTGGGGATCTATCAGTGCTTATCCCGTTTTCGATGATGATGGTCATCCCCTTTATATCGAGGGAATTCTTGTCGATATGAATGATCGAATAGAGGCTGAATTGAATCTTCGAAAAGCCAAGGAAACAGCGGAGATTGCCAATCGGGCAAAAACTGAATTTTTGGCGAATATGAGCCATGAACTCAGAACGCCTCTAAATGCTATTATTGGGTTTTCTGAAATTTTGCGCACTGAAGCGTTCGGCAAACTCGGTCATGACAATTACAGAGATTATGCTTCAGATATACATTCGGCAGGTGCGCATCTCTTACAGGTTATCAACGATATTCTTGATGTAGCTAAAATCGAGGCAGGTCAGATTCAACTCTATGAACGAGAGTTTGATCTTCGCAATGTCATTGCTTCCAGCATGCGGATGCTATCAGTGCGCGCCATGAGTGGTGAGGTGAAACTGAAAGACGTCGTGGAAGAGGGGCTGCCAAATTTGTATGGGGATGAAACCCGGGTAAAGCAAGTTCTTGTGAACCTGGTTTCCAATTCAGTGAAATTCACAAGTTCCGGTGGGGTTGTAACCGTAAAGGCCTTTGTTAATTCGAATGAAGAACTGGTTCTGCAGGTTATTGATACAGGAATTGGTATCGCCGAGAAGGATTTAAAGCATGTGCTGTCCCGATTTGGTCAGGCTCAGGCAAGCTATGCACGTAATAATGAGGGAACAGGACTTGGTTTGACGCTTGTTCAGCTGATTGTGGATATTCATGGGGGTACCTTCGATTTGCAGAGTGTTGAAGGGGTTGGAACTACTTGTACAGTTGTTTTCCCCAAGAATAGGGTCGTGCAGCTTCGCCATGCGGGTTAG